One genomic region from Streptomyces venezuelae encodes:
- a CDS encoding alpha/beta fold hydrolase, protein MPSTELPETRTAAAPQAPRIRPVRVADGEELRSVALPGLTLTVRARPGARAGLPPALYVHGLGGSSQNWSPLMPLLADQVDGEAVDLPGFGDSPPPDDGNYSVTGHARAVIRLLDAGGRGPVHLFGNSLGGAVATRVAAVRPDLVRTLTLISPALPELRAQRTAWPTVLLAVPGVASLFAKLSRDWTPEQRVRGVLSLCYGDPGRVTDEGFLHAVEEMERRLELPYFWDAMARSSRGIVDAYTLGGQHGLWRQAERVLAPTLLVYGGRDQLVSYRMARKAAAAFRGSRLLTLPEAGHVAMMEYPETVAQAARELIAEDGGS, encoded by the coding sequence ATGCCCTCGACCGAGCTGCCGGAAACCCGGACCGCCGCCGCACCGCAGGCGCCGCGGATCCGCCCCGTACGGGTCGCCGACGGCGAGGAGCTCCGCTCCGTCGCCCTGCCCGGACTCACCCTCACCGTGCGCGCCCGCCCCGGCGCCCGCGCCGGTCTGCCGCCCGCGCTGTACGTCCACGGCCTCGGCGGCTCCTCGCAGAACTGGTCGCCGCTCATGCCGCTGCTCGCGGACCAGGTCGACGGCGAGGCCGTCGACCTGCCCGGCTTCGGCGACTCCCCGCCGCCCGACGACGGCAACTACTCCGTCACCGGGCACGCCCGGGCCGTCATCCGGCTCCTGGACGCCGGCGGACGCGGACCCGTCCACCTCTTCGGCAACTCGCTGGGCGGCGCCGTCGCCACCCGCGTCGCCGCCGTCCGGCCCGACCTGGTCCGCACCCTCACGCTGATCTCCCCGGCCCTGCCCGAGCTGCGCGCCCAGCGCACCGCCTGGCCCACCGTGCTGCTCGCGGTGCCCGGCGTCGCCTCGCTCTTCGCGAAGCTCTCCCGGGACTGGACGCCCGAGCAGCGGGTCCGCGGAGTCCTCTCGCTCTGTTACGGGGACCCCGGCCGGGTCACCGACGAGGGCTTCCTGCACGCCGTCGAGGAGATGGAGCGGCGCCTGGAGCTCCCGTACTTCTGGGACGCGATGGCCCGCTCCTCGCGCGGCATCGTCGACGCCTACACGCTCGGCGGTCAGCACGGACTGTGGCGGCAGGCCGAGCGTGTGCTCGCGCCGACGCTGCTCGTCTACGGCGGACGCGACCAGCTCGTCTCGTACCGGATGGCCCGGAAGGCGGCCGCCGCCTTCCGTGGCTCGCGCCTGCTGACCCTGCCGGAGGCGGGGCACGTGGCGATGATGGAGTACCCCGAGACGGTCGCCCAGGCCGCGCGGGAACTGATCGCCGAAGACGGCGGGAGCTGA
- a CDS encoding TetR/AcrR family transcriptional regulator has translation MSAIEQTEAARPRGTRLPRRARRNQLLGAAQEVFVAQGYHSAAMDDIAERAGVSKPVLYQHFPGKLELYLALLDQHCESLLLAVRTALASTTDNKLRVAATMDAYFAYVEDEGGAFRLVFESDLTNEPAVRERVDRVSLQCAEAISDVIAEDTGLSKDESMLLAVGLGGVSQVVARYWLSSESKIPREKAVGLLTSLAWRGIAGFPLHPAEGQLSAEGH, from the coding sequence GTGAGCGCCATCGAGCAGACAGAGGCAGCACGCCCTCGGGGCACGCGCCTGCCGCGACGTGCCCGACGGAACCAGCTGCTCGGCGCGGCCCAGGAGGTCTTCGTCGCCCAGGGGTACCACTCGGCCGCGATGGACGACATCGCCGAGCGCGCGGGCGTCAGCAAGCCCGTGCTCTACCAGCACTTCCCCGGAAAGCTGGAGCTCTACCTGGCCCTGCTCGACCAGCACTGCGAGTCCCTCCTCCTGGCGGTGCGCACGGCCCTGGCCTCCACCACCGACAACAAGCTGCGCGTCGCGGCCACGATGGACGCCTACTTCGCGTACGTCGAGGACGAGGGCGGCGCCTTCCGGCTCGTCTTCGAGTCCGATCTGACCAACGAGCCCGCGGTGCGCGAGCGCGTGGACCGGGTCAGCCTGCAGTGCGCCGAGGCGATCTCCGACGTCATCGCCGAGGACACCGGGCTCTCCAAGGACGAGTCGATGCTGCTCGCCGTGGGGCTCGGCGGAGTCTCCCAGGTCGTCGCCCGCTACTGGCTGTCCAGCGAGTCCAAGATCCCCCGCGAGAAGGCCGTGGGCCTGCTGACCTCGCTCGCCTGGCGCGGCATCGCGGGCTTCCCGCTGCACCCGGCCGAGGGCCAGCTGAGCGCCGAGGGCCACTGA
- a CDS encoding DUF3107 domain-containing protein produces the protein MEVKIGVQHAPREIVLESGQSAEEVERAVADALAGKVQLLSLSDEKGRKVLIPSEKIAYVELGEPAVRRVGFGAL, from the coding sequence GTGGAGGTCAAGATCGGCGTGCAGCACGCACCCCGGGAGATCGTTCTGGAGAGCGGGCAGTCCGCCGAGGAGGTGGAGCGCGCGGTGGCCGACGCTCTGGCCGGCAAGGTGCAGCTGCTCAGCCTCTCGGACGAGAAGGGCCGCAAGGTCCTCATCCCGTCCGAGAAGATCGCGTACGTGGAGCTCGGCGAGCCCGCCGTGCGTCGGGTGGGCTTCGGCGCCCTCTGA
- a CDS encoding ferritin-like fold-containing protein, giving the protein METPDNATPTGIAAEDWATASAEPQYRAAVIDLLGALAYGELAAFERLAEDAKLAPTLADKAELAKMATAEFHHFEQLRDRLAAVEAEPTAAMEPFAKALDDFHRQTAPSDWLEGLVKAYVGDSIASDFYREVAARLDSDTRGLVLSVLDDTGHGNFAVEKVRAAIDADPRVGGRLALWARRLMGEALSQAQRVVAERDALSTMLVGGVADGFDLAEVGRMFSRITEAHTKRMAALGLAA; this is encoded by the coding sequence ATGGAGACGCCTGACAACGCCACACCGACCGGGATCGCCGCCGAGGACTGGGCCACGGCATCCGCCGAGCCCCAGTACCGCGCCGCCGTGATCGACCTCCTCGGCGCGCTGGCCTACGGAGAGCTGGCGGCCTTCGAGCGGCTCGCCGAGGACGCCAAGCTGGCGCCGACCCTCGCGGACAAGGCGGAGCTGGCGAAGATGGCCACCGCCGAGTTCCACCACTTCGAGCAGCTGCGGGACCGGCTCGCGGCCGTCGAGGCCGAGCCGACCGCCGCGATGGAGCCCTTCGCCAAGGCGCTCGACGACTTCCACCGCCAGACCGCGCCGTCGGACTGGCTGGAGGGCCTCGTCAAGGCGTACGTCGGCGACTCGATCGCCAGCGACTTCTACCGGGAGGTCGCGGCCCGGCTCGACTCCGACACCCGCGGGCTCGTCCTGTCGGTGCTCGACGACACCGGCCACGGCAACTTCGCCGTGGAGAAGGTCCGTGCGGCGATCGACGCCGACCCCCGCGTCGGCGGCAGGCTCGCCCTCTGGGCGCGCCGCCTGATGGGCGAGGCGCTCTCGCAGGCCCAGCGTGTGGTCGCCGAGCGCGACGCGCTGTCGACGATGCTGGTCGGCGGTGTCGCGGACGGCTTCGACCTCGCCGAGGTCGGCCGGATGTTCTCCCGGATCACCGAGGCCCACACCAAGCGCATGGCCGCCCTCGGCCTGGCCGCCTAG
- a CDS encoding DEAD/DEAH box helicase codes for MTLPVALTGTDVIGQAKTGTGKTLGFGLPILERVTVPADVEAGRAKPEQLTDAPQALVVVPTRELCQQVTNDLLTAGKVRNVRVLAIYGGRAYEPQVEALKKGVDVVVGTPGRLLDLAGQRKLDLSHVKVLVLDEADEMLDLGFLPDVEKIMNMLPVKRQTMLFSATMPGAVIGLARRYMSQPTHIRATSPDGEGATVANIKQHVYRAHNMDKPEMVSRILQANGRGLAMIFCRTKRTAADIAEQLERRGFASGAVHGDLGQGAREQALRAFRNGKVDVLVCTDVAARGIDVEGVTHVINYQSPEDEKTFLHRVGRTGRAGAKGTAVTLVDWDDIPRWQLINKALELDFHDPVETYSSSAHLYEELDIPAGTKGILPRTERTRAGLGAEELEDLGEPGGRRGRGPKTDRPEQTEERPARTRTPRQRRRTRGGSELGDAPASTAPATAVSAAPAASVAAVASVTEDAPAESGPRTPRRRRRTRPGGPGIAQVAQAAPVAQVAPVAQAAPVVEAAPVAKADPAPVAEEPKAPRRRARAARPEAVTAAPVAPAPVVQEAPPAPRRRRPRVRPVEDTVSFQTVETAAAALRNARAVEAPAAPVVEAPVEAPAEPKKAPRRRTAKKAVAEPVVEAVAAPVAEPVVAVEAVAEVTAEVPAPRRRRAVRKATNDTVTVEAPAAEAPVAEPVVEPVAAPVAEEAPKAPRARRTARRPAGSPVTAEAPVAEIVVESVAAPVAEEAPKAPRARRTARRPAGSPVTVEAPVAEVVVEAVAAPVAEPVVEPVVEEAPKAAKAPRARRTTKKAAAEVVAESVEAPVAEPVAEEAPKAPRRRTTKKAVAAEAPDASEPKKPTRRRTTKKAAAAEVVAASVDAPAVEEAPKAPRRRTTKKAAAAQPES; via the coding sequence ATGACCCTCCCGGTCGCCCTCACCGGCACCGATGTCATCGGCCAGGCCAAGACCGGCACGGGCAAGACCCTCGGTTTCGGTCTCCCCATCCTGGAGCGCGTGACCGTTCCCGCGGACGTCGAGGCCGGCCGGGCGAAGCCCGAGCAGCTGACCGACGCCCCGCAGGCACTCGTCGTCGTCCCCACCCGTGAGCTGTGCCAGCAGGTCACCAACGACCTCCTCACCGCCGGCAAGGTGCGCAACGTCCGCGTGCTCGCCATCTACGGCGGCCGTGCGTACGAGCCGCAGGTCGAGGCGCTGAAGAAGGGCGTCGACGTCGTCGTCGGCACCCCCGGCCGCCTGCTCGACCTGGCCGGCCAGCGCAAGCTCGACCTCTCGCACGTCAAGGTCCTCGTCCTGGACGAGGCCGACGAGATGCTCGACCTGGGCTTCCTGCCCGACGTCGAGAAGATCATGAACATGCTTCCGGTGAAGCGCCAGACCATGCTGTTCTCGGCGACCATGCCGGGCGCGGTCATCGGCCTCGCCCGCCGCTACATGTCGCAGCCGACGCACATCCGCGCCACGTCGCCCGACGGTGAGGGCGCGACCGTCGCCAACATCAAGCAGCACGTCTACCGCGCGCACAACATGGACAAGCCGGAGATGGTCTCCCGCATCCTCCAGGCCAACGGCCGCGGGCTCGCGATGATCTTCTGCCGTACGAAGCGCACGGCGGCCGACATCGCCGAGCAGCTGGAGCGGCGCGGCTTCGCGTCCGGCGCGGTCCACGGCGACCTCGGCCAGGGCGCCCGCGAGCAGGCGCTGCGCGCCTTCCGCAACGGCAAGGTGGACGTCCTCGTCTGCACCGATGTCGCCGCCCGCGGCATCGACGTCGAGGGTGTCACCCACGTCATCAACTACCAGTCGCCCGAGGACGAGAAGACCTTCCTCCACCGCGTGGGCCGCACCGGCCGCGCCGGTGCGAAGGGCACGGCCGTGACGCTGGTCGACTGGGACGACATCCCGCGCTGGCAGCTCATCAACAAGGCGCTGGAGCTGGACTTCCACGACCCGGTCGAGACGTACTCCTCGTCCGCGCACCTCTACGAGGAGCTGGACATCCCGGCGGGCACCAAGGGCATCCTGCCCCGCACCGAGCGGACCCGTGCGGGTCTGGGCGCGGAGGAGCTGGAGGACCTGGGCGAGCCCGGCGGACGCCGTGGCCGCGGTCCGAAGACCGACCGGCCCGAGCAGACGGAGGAGCGTCCGGCTCGTACGCGGACCCCGCGTCAGCGCCGGCGCACCCGTGGCGGCAGCGAACTCGGTGACGCCCCGGCGTCGACGGCTCCGGCCACCGCCGTGTCCGCCGCTCCGGCCGCTTCGGTCGCCGCGGTCGCCTCGGTGACCGAGGACGCCCCGGCCGAGTCCGGTCCGCGCACCCCGCGTCGCCGTCGCCGCACCCGTCCGGGCGGCCCCGGCATCGCGCAGGTCGCCCAGGCCGCTCCCGTGGCCCAGGTGGCTCCCGTGGCCCAGGCCGCTCCGGTCGTGGAGGCCGCCCCGGTCGCCAAGGCCGATCCGGCCCCCGTCGCCGAGGAGCCGAAGGCTCCCCGTCGCCGTGCCCGCGCCGCCCGTCCGGAGGCCGTGACGGCCGCGCCCGTCGCCCCGGCCCCCGTGGTCCAGGAGGCTCCCCCGGCCCCGCGTCGTCGCCGTCCGCGTGTGCGGCCGGTCGAGGACACCGTCTCCTTCCAGACGGTCGAGACCGCCGCAGCCGCCCTGCGGAACGCCCGGGCCGTCGAGGCGCCTGCCGCCCCGGTCGTCGAGGCCCCCGTGGAGGCCCCGGCGGAGCCGAAGAAGGCGCCGCGTCGCCGGACGGCCAAGAAGGCCGTCGCGGAGCCGGTCGTCGAGGCCGTCGCCGCTCCGGTGGCCGAGCCGGTCGTCGCCGTCGAGGCCGTCGCCGAGGTCACGGCCGAGGTTCCCGCCCCGCGCCGTCGCCGCGCGGTCCGGAAGGCCACCAATGACACGGTGACCGTCGAGGCGCCTGCGGCCGAGGCCCCGGTCGCCGAGCCGGTCGTCGAGCCCGTCGCCGCGCCGGTCGCCGAGGAGGCCCCCAAGGCTCCCCGCGCCCGCCGCACGGCCCGCAGGCCCGCCGGTTCGCCGGTCACGGCCGAGGCCCCGGTGGCCGAGATCGTCGTCGAGTCCGTCGCGGCCCCGGTGGCCGAGGAGGCTCCCAAGGCCCCGCGTGCCCGCCGTACCGCTCGCAGGCCCGCCGGTTCCCCCGTCACGGTCGAGGCCCCGGTGGCCGAGGTCGTCGTCGAGGCGGTCGCGGCCCCCGTGGCCGAGCCGGTCGTCGAGCCCGTCGTCGAGGAGGCCCCCAAGGCCGCCAAGGCCCCGCGTGCCCGCCGTACGACCAAGAAGGCCGCCGCCGAGGTCGTCGCCGAGTCCGTCGAGGCCCCCGTGGCCGAGCCGGTCGCCGAGGAGGCCCCGAAGGCTCCCCGTCGCCGCACCACGAAGAAGGCCGTCGCCGCCGAGGCGCCCGACGCCTCGGAGCCGAAGAAGCCGACGCGTCGCCGTACGACGAAGAAGGCCGCTGCCGCCGAGGTCGTCGCCGCGTCCGTCGACGCCCCGGCCGTCGAGGAGGCCCCGAAGGCTCCGCGTCGCCGCACCACGAAGAAGGCGGCGGCGGCTCAGCCCGAGAGCTGA
- a CDS encoding alpha/beta fold hydrolase has protein sequence MSKPRSLALPPRTRARRLVTARGDFAVLDATPEGERRGTVLLLPGYTGSKEDFLALLGPLSEAGYRAVAVDGRGQHESPGPRGRAAYRRRALALDVVAQAAALGDGPVHLLGHSFGGLVARAAATLAPRAFRSLTLLSSGPGRVARPQRIRVRVLRGSLALLSKERVWQATRWLDSRGEEPGAVDAPELVRFLRRRWMRTRIAQLSGAGRLLLKDPDGTAELLALRMPLHIAYGADEMVWPPAELAAAAARTGAHHTVVEGAGHSPNVSHPRELTDRLTGFWERAAARAEAGAAAP, from the coding sequence ATGAGCAAGCCCCGTTCCCTCGCACTGCCGCCTCGCACCCGTGCCCGCCGCCTGGTGACCGCGCGGGGCGACTTCGCCGTCCTCGACGCGACTCCCGAGGGCGAGCGGCGCGGGACGGTGCTGCTGCTGCCCGGGTACACCGGCAGCAAGGAGGACTTCCTGGCACTGCTCGGGCCGCTGAGCGAGGCCGGGTACCGTGCCGTCGCGGTGGACGGGCGGGGCCAGCACGAGAGCCCGGGCCCGCGCGGCCGGGCCGCCTACCGGCGCAGGGCGCTCGCGCTCGACGTGGTCGCGCAGGCCGCCGCCCTCGGGGACGGCCCCGTCCATCTGCTCGGCCACTCGTTCGGCGGCCTCGTCGCCCGCGCCGCGGCGACGCTCGCGCCCCGGGCGTTCCGCTCGCTCACCCTGCTCTCCTCGGGGCCCGGCCGGGTCGCGCGACCCCAGCGGATCCGGGTCCGGGTGCTGCGCGGCTCGCTGGCGCTGCTGTCGAAGGAGCGGGTCTGGCAGGCGACGCGCTGGCTGGACAGCCGGGGCGAGGAGCCGGGCGCGGTCGACGCACCGGAGCTCGTGCGCTTCCTGCGGCGGCGCTGGATGCGGACCCGGATCGCCCAGCTCTCGGGCGCCGGCCGGCTGCTCCTGAAGGACCCGGACGGCACGGCGGAGCTGCTCGCACTGCGGATGCCGCTGCACATCGCGTACGGGGCGGACGAGATGGTCTGGCCCCCGGCGGAGCTGGCCGCGGCGGCGGCCCGCACCGGCGCGCACCACACGGTGGTCGAGGGCGCGGGCCACTCCCCGAACGTGTCGCACCCGCGCGAGCTGACGGACCGGCTCACCGGCTTCTGGGAGCGGGCCGCAGCCCGCGCGGAAGCCGGCGCCGCAGCACCGTAG
- a CDS encoding NYN domain-containing protein has translation MLAEVAKTPSTHAIFVDAGYVHAAAGLLVTGTEDRRSFDLDAEGLIEAFIDKARTIFADSRLLRVYWYDGARRRIHTPEQQAIAELPDVKVRLGNLNANNQQKGVDSLIRTDLESLARHRAISDAALVGGDEDLVSAVEAAQGYGARVHLWGIEAAEGRNQAEALLWEVDSQRTFELDFCRPYVTRRPVTTYENEGEPPPSREEVRFVGAQIAATWLAERGRDRLAELLPGAPYLPGPVDQDLLVEAERLLSRSLRGHASLRRALRDGFWQHLKTQY, from the coding sequence ATGCTGGCCGAGGTGGCCAAGACCCCGTCCACCCACGCCATCTTCGTCGACGCGGGTTACGTCCATGCTGCGGCCGGGTTGCTGGTGACGGGCACCGAGGACCGGCGCTCTTTCGACCTCGACGCCGAGGGCCTGATCGAGGCCTTCATCGACAAGGCCCGCACGATCTTCGCGGACAGCAGACTGCTCCGCGTCTACTGGTACGACGGCGCCCGGCGCCGTATCCACACCCCCGAGCAGCAGGCCATCGCAGAGCTGCCCGACGTCAAGGTGCGCCTCGGCAACCTCAACGCCAACAACCAGCAGAAGGGCGTCGACTCCCTGATCCGCACCGATCTGGAGTCCCTCGCCCGCCACCGCGCCATCAGCGACGCCGCCCTCGTCGGCGGCGACGAGGACCTCGTCTCGGCCGTCGAGGCCGCGCAGGGCTACGGGGCCCGCGTCCACCTCTGGGGCATCGAGGCGGCCGAGGGCCGCAACCAGGCCGAGGCACTGCTCTGGGAGGTCGACAGCCAGCGCACCTTCGAGCTCGACTTCTGCCGCCCGTACGTCACCCGCCGCCCCGTCACGACGTACGAGAACGAGGGCGAGCCGCCGCCCTCCCGCGAGGAGGTCCGCTTCGTCGGCGCCCAGATCGCCGCGACCTGGCTCGCCGAGCGCGGCCGGGACCGCCTCGCCGAGCTCCTGCCCGGCGCCCCCTACCTCCCGGGCCCCGTCGACCAGGACCTGCTCGTCGAGGCGGAGCGCCTGCTCAGCCGCTCCCTGCGCGGGCACGCCTCCCTGCGACGCGCCTTGCGGGACGGCTTCTGGCAGCACCTCAAGACGCAGTACTGA
- a CDS encoding MarC family protein, with product MFDVAVFGSLFLTLFVIMDPPGITPIFLALTSGRPAKVQRRMAWQAVAVAFGVITVFGLLGQQILDYLHVSVPALMIAGGLLLLLIALDLLTGKTDEPKQTKDVNVALVPLGMPLLAGPGAIVSVILAVQHADSVASQVSVWAAIVAMHVVLWLTMRYSLVIIRVIKDGGVVLVTRLAGMMLSAIAVQQIINGVTQVVQGA from the coding sequence GTGTTCGACGTCGCCGTCTTCGGCTCGCTGTTCCTGACCCTCTTCGTGATCATGGATCCCCCGGGGATCACGCCGATCTTCCTCGCCCTCACCTCCGGCCGGCCGGCCAAGGTCCAGCGCCGCATGGCCTGGCAGGCCGTCGCCGTGGCCTTCGGCGTCATCACCGTCTTCGGCCTGCTCGGGCAGCAGATCCTGGACTACCTGCACGTCTCCGTCCCCGCGCTGATGATCGCGGGTGGTCTGCTCCTGCTGCTCATCGCGCTCGACCTGCTGACCGGCAAGACCGACGAGCCGAAGCAGACCAAGGACGTGAACGTCGCCCTGGTGCCGCTCGGCATGCCGCTGCTCGCCGGGCCGGGTGCGATCGTCTCGGTCATCCTCGCGGTGCAGCACGCCGACAGCGTCGCCTCGCAGGTCTCCGTCTGGGCCGCCATCGTCGCCATGCACGTCGTGCTCTGGCTGACCATGCGCTACTCGCTGGTGATCATCCGGGTCATCAAGGACGGCGGCGTGGTCCTGGTGACCCGTCTCGCCGGCATGATGCTCTCCGCCATCGCGGTGCAGCAGATCATCAACGGCGTCACCCAGGTCGTCCAGGGGGCCTGA
- a CDS encoding PHP domain-containing protein, which translates to MRIDLHTHSTASDGTDSPAELVRNAAAAGLDVVALTDHDTTRGHAEAISALPEGLTLVTGAELSCRLDGVGLHMLAYLFDPEEPALLAERELVRDDRVPRARAMVGKLQELGVPVTWEQVARIAGDGSVGRPHVAEALVELGVVRDVSGAFTPDWLADGGRAHVGKHELDPFEAIRLVKAAGGVTVFAHPLAVKRGEVVPETAIARLADAGLDGIEVDHMDHDEATRARLRGLAKELGLLVTGSSDYHGSRKTCRPGDCTTDPEIYGEIIRRATGAFAVPGTGGAAA; encoded by the coding sequence GTGCGCATCGATCTGCACACCCACTCCACGGCTTCCGACGGCACGGACTCGCCGGCCGAACTCGTCAGGAACGCGGCCGCCGCCGGGCTCGACGTCGTCGCGCTGACGGACCACGACACCACCCGCGGCCACGCAGAGGCGATCAGCGCACTGCCCGAGGGGCTGACCCTCGTCACCGGCGCCGAACTGTCCTGCCGGCTCGACGGCGTCGGGCTGCACATGCTCGCGTACCTCTTCGACCCGGAGGAGCCCGCGCTCCTCGCCGAGCGTGAGCTCGTCCGGGACGACCGCGTGCCGCGCGCCCGCGCCATGGTCGGCAAGCTCCAGGAGCTCGGCGTCCCCGTCACCTGGGAGCAGGTCGCCCGGATCGCCGGCGACGGCTCCGTCGGCCGCCCGCACGTCGCCGAGGCGCTCGTCGAGCTCGGAGTCGTACGGGACGTGTCCGGGGCCTTCACGCCCGACTGGCTCGCCGACGGCGGCCGGGCCCACGTCGGGAAGCACGAGCTGGACCCCTTCGAGGCGATCCGCCTGGTCAAGGCCGCCGGCGGGGTCACCGTCTTCGCGCACCCGCTCGCCGTCAAGCGCGGCGAGGTCGTGCCGGAGACGGCGATAGCCCGGCTGGCAGACGCCGGACTCGACGGCATCGAGGTCGACCACATGGACCACGACGAGGCGACGCGCGCCCGGCTGCGCGGGCTCGCGAAGGAGCTCGGGCTGCTGGTCACGGGCTCCAGCGACTACCACGGCAGCCGCAAGACCTGTCGCCCCGGCGACTGCACCACCGACCCCGAGATCTACGGCGAGATCATCCGCCGTGCCACAGGGGCCTTCGCGGTCCCCGGCACGGGGGGAGCCGCCGCCTAG
- a CDS encoding DUF6758 family protein, with amino-acid sequence MRGEPSCPKCGGRVRAPGLFADSWQCDVHGSVHPLQPVIPPSVEALGVVVARSHVPVWMPWPLPVGWLFTGVTYAGDDRSGGRATAVACSGPGPLGGIGELLLVAEELGVGLGARYAGIDGLDPGSGMAIDKPPQAKVLAAGRPTPLWHVTGTPQDRAVFAGEARGLWLWAIVWPEQSGLLMYDELVLTDLRDAGAEVELLPCGALTPRLLK; translated from the coding sequence ATGAGGGGCGAACCCAGTTGTCCGAAGTGCGGTGGCAGGGTCAGAGCGCCCGGTCTCTTCGCCGACTCCTGGCAGTGTGACGTGCACGGCTCGGTGCACCCGCTCCAGCCCGTGATCCCACCCAGCGTCGAGGCCCTCGGTGTCGTGGTGGCCCGGTCCCACGTCCCGGTGTGGATGCCGTGGCCCCTGCCCGTCGGCTGGCTCTTCACCGGAGTCACGTACGCGGGCGACGACCGCAGCGGCGGACGCGCGACCGCCGTCGCCTGCTCGGGCCCCGGCCCGCTCGGCGGGATCGGTGAGCTGCTCCTGGTCGCCGAGGAGCTCGGCGTCGGACTCGGCGCGCGGTACGCCGGCATCGACGGCCTCGATCCCGGCTCCGGCATGGCCATCGACAAGCCGCCCCAGGCGAAGGTCCTCGCCGCCGGACGCCCCACCCCGCTGTGGCACGTCACCGGTACCCCGCAGGACCGGGCGGTCTTCGCGGGGGAGGCGCGCGGCCTCTGGCTGTGGGCGATCGTCTGGCCCGAGCAGTCCGGCCTCCTGATGTACGACGAGCTGGTCCTGACGGACCTGCGGGACGCGGGCGCCGAGGTCGAGCTCCTGCCGTGCGGCGCGCTCACCCCGAGGCTGCTGAAGTAA
- a CDS encoding suppressor of fused domain protein gives MGEVLALVEARLRTALGEPDARAAVTFLGTDRIEVLRFVDGDLVRYATLGMSASPMADPTATLADPVKGPRAELVLTVRAGLADTDKVLRPLAVLASTPQVEGVVVAPGASLDVGEPLWPGASFSSVLVAGSGGLVEDLELDEPLDPVRFLPLLPMTPNEAAWKRVHGAQALEERWLARGTDLRDPLRGSVSLD, from the coding sequence ATGGGAGAAGTTCTTGCTCTGGTCGAGGCCCGGCTGCGGACGGCGCTCGGCGAACCGGACGCGCGGGCCGCGGTGACGTTCCTCGGCACCGATCGGATCGAGGTGCTCCGCTTCGTCGACGGCGATCTCGTGCGGTACGCGACCCTCGGGATGTCCGCCTCGCCGATGGCCGATCCGACCGCCACCCTCGCCGACCCCGTGAAGGGCCCGCGCGCGGAGCTCGTCCTCACCGTACGGGCCGGCCTCGCCGACACCGACAAGGTGCTGCGCCCGCTCGCCGTGCTCGCCTCCACCCCGCAGGTCGAGGGCGTGGTCGTGGCCCCCGGCGCCTCGCTCGACGTGGGTGAGCCCCTCTGGCCCGGCGCCTCCTTCAGCTCGGTCCTGGTCGCCGGGTCCGGCGGCCTCGTGGAGGACCTGGAGCTGGACGAGCCGCTCGACCCGGTCCGCTTCCTGCCGCTGCTCCCGATGACCCCGAACGAGGCGGCGTGGAAGCGGGTGCACGGGGCGCAGGCGCTGGAGGAGCGCTGGCTGGCCCGGGGCACGGATCTGCGCGATCCGCTGCGGGGGTCCGTGAGCCTGGACTGA